From the genome of Chania multitudinisentens RB-25, one region includes:
- a CDS encoding 1,2-dihydroxy-3-keto-5-methylthiopentene dioxygenase has translation MSGLTIFSDKEPQQALWQSHDAQAIQQQLAQIGVRFERWQADCELGDHPQPEAVIAAYQHEIDRLVAEKGYQSWDVISMRPDNAQREALREKFLAEHTHGEDEVRFFVEGRGLFCLHLEGKIFQILCERNDLLSVPANTRHWFDMGSAPNFTAIRVFDNPQGWVAQFTGDQIADAYPRLD, from the coding sequence ATGAGCGGATTAACCATTTTCAGTGATAAAGAACCACAGCAGGCGTTATGGCAGAGCCATGATGCGCAAGCCATCCAGCAGCAACTGGCACAGATTGGCGTGCGCTTTGAACGTTGGCAGGCGGATTGTGAATTGGGCGATCATCCGCAGCCAGAAGCGGTAATAGCCGCTTATCAGCATGAAATTGATCGGCTGGTGGCAGAAAAGGGTTATCAGAGCTGGGATGTGATCAGCATGCGCCCGGACAATGCACAGCGTGAGGCGCTGCGTGAAAAGTTTCTTGCCGAGCATACTCATGGTGAAGATGAGGTGCGTTTCTTTGTTGAAGGGAGAGGGCTGTTCTGCCTGCATCTGGAGGGCAAAATTTTCCAGATTCTGTGCGAGAGGAACGACTTGCTTTCTGTACCGGCCAATACTCGGCACTGGTTCGATATGGGGTCTGCACCGAACTTTACCGCGATTCGCGTTTTCGACAATCCGCAAGGTTGGGTCGCACAGTTTACCGGTGACCAGATAGCTGATGCCTATCCAAGATTAGATTGA
- the mtnC gene encoding acireductone synthase, which yields MIRAIVTDIEGTTSDIRFVHQVLFPYARERMADFIRHHADDAEVAASLAALRVEIAQPEADYAQLTAALYRFMDEDRKSTALKALQGMIWRSGYQHGDFRGHLYPEVAGQLATWQQQGVKLYVYSSGSVEAQKLLFGYSEAGDLQPLFSGYFDTHVGAKREIGSYQNIAREIALKPAELLFLSDIHQELDAARAAGWHTCQLLRDGADALSQHRQVKRFDHINLREFVS from the coding sequence ATGATCCGCGCGATTGTCACTGATATTGAAGGCACCACCAGCGATATCCGTTTTGTGCATCAAGTGTTGTTTCCTTATGCCCGTGAGCGCATGGCAGATTTTATCCGCCATCATGCTGACGATGCCGAAGTGGCCGCCTCGCTGGCGGCTTTGCGCGTAGAAATTGCCCAGCCAGAGGCGGATTATGCGCAACTTACCGCCGCGCTTTACCGTTTTATGGATGAAGATCGCAAATCAACCGCGCTTAAAGCGTTGCAGGGGATGATTTGGCGCAGTGGCTATCAGCATGGTGATTTTCGCGGCCATCTCTACCCGGAAGTGGCTGGACAACTGGCAACGTGGCAGCAGCAGGGGGTGAAATTGTACGTTTACTCTTCTGGCTCGGTGGAGGCACAAAAACTGCTGTTTGGTTACAGTGAAGCGGGCGACTTGCAGCCACTGTTCAGTGGTTATTTTGATACCCATGTAGGTGCCAAACGGGAAATCGGCTCCTACCAGAATATTGCCCGTGAAATCGCGCTTAAACCGGCTGAACTGTTGTTCCTTTCCGATATCCATCAGGAATTAGACGCAGCACGCGCCGCTGGCTGGCACACCTGCCAACTGCTTCGCGATGGGGCTGATGCTTTAAGCCAGCATCGGCAGGTTAAGCGTTTTGATCACATCAATTTGAGGGAGTTTGTCTCATGA
- a CDS encoding methylthioribulose 1-phosphate dehydratase has product MEHPQLPALLAACHWIGEQGWCPATGGNMSLRFNHEQCLVTESGRDKGSLTAQDFLLVDTASNHVPSGRIPSAETGLHTLIYRLYPQVTAILHTHSVNATVLSRVEKSEALVLQGYEMQKSLHGQRSHVSSVMIPIFENDQDIAALAGRVAAYAETTPLQYGFLVRGHGLYCWGQQVAEARRHLEGLEFLFQCELQRRLLEAP; this is encoded by the coding sequence ATGGAACATCCACAGTTACCGGCATTGCTGGCAGCCTGCCACTGGATTGGTGAACAAGGCTGGTGCCCAGCGACCGGTGGCAATATGTCACTGCGCTTTAATCATGAACAATGTCTGGTGACTGAATCGGGTAGAGATAAAGGCAGCCTGACCGCACAGGATTTTTTACTGGTGGATACCGCCAGTAATCATGTGCCGAGTGGCCGTATTCCCTCGGCGGAAACCGGTTTGCATACCTTGATTTACCGTCTCTATCCCCAGGTTACGGCGATACTGCATACCCATTCGGTGAATGCTACCGTGCTTTCACGGGTGGAGAAGAGTGAAGCGCTGGTGCTGCAAGGGTACGAAATGCAGAAGTCTCTCCATGGGCAGCGCAGCCATGTGAGCAGCGTAATGATACCGATTTTTGAAAACGATCAGGATATTGCCGCGCTGGCAGGCCGTGTTGCGGCTTATGCGGAAACCACGCCATTGCAGTACGGTTTTCTGGTGCGTGGGCATGGGTTGTATTGTTGGGGGCAACAGGTGGCAGAAGCACGCCGCCATCTTGAAGGATTGGAATTCCTGTTTCAATGTGAGCTGCAACGCCGTTTATTGGAGGCGCCATGA